In Osmia bicornis bicornis chromosome 1, iOsmBic2.1, whole genome shotgun sequence, the following proteins share a genomic window:
- the LOC114883160 gene encoding dnaJ homolog shv, with protein MFVVTSARMAAIKLILSLFINLTICVILTIAGRDFYAILGVSSTASQHSIKKAYRKLAKELHPDKNKDDPDASQKFQDLSAAYEVLSDNEKREMYDRCGEECLKKDGMMYNNDPFANFFGDFGFHFGGESQQQNEIPKGSNIEMDLVVTLEELYSGNFIEITRNKPVMKAAKGTRKCNCRKELVTRNLGNGRFQMTQQSVCSECPNVKFVTEERVLEVEVEPGMVDGQETNFTAEGEPHLDGEPGDLILRIRTLPHLVFERIGDDLYTNITISMQDALVGFKMDIEHLDGHKVTIQRDKVTKPGARIRKKGEGMPNYENNNLHGILYITFDVAFPDTQFTSSQKEEIINLFQQESVNRIYNGIRGN; from the exons ATGTTTGTTGTAACGTCTGCTAGGATGGCAGCAATAAAGTTAATTTTGtctttattcattaatttaacgATATGTGTGATATTAACTATAGCTGG GAGAGATTTCTATGCCATTTTAGGCGTATCGTCCACAGCGAGTCAGCATTCTATTAAAAAAGCCTATAGGAAATTAGCTAAAGAATTGCATCCTGATAAGAACAAAGATGATCCAGATGCCTCACAGAAATTTCAAGACCTAAGTGCAGCTTATGAAGTTCTCTCTGACAATGAGAAGAGAGAGATGTACGACAGATGCGGGGAAGAGTGTCTGAAAAAAGATGGGATGATGTACAATAATGATCCTTTCGCAAATTTCTTTGGTGATTTTGGTTTCCACTTTGGTGGAGAATCTCAACAACAAAATGAAATCCCCAAAGGTTCCAATATAGAAATGGATCTAGTAGTTACTTTAGAAGAATTATATAGTGGAAATTTCATAGAG ATAACAAGGAATAAGCCTGTTATGAAGGCAGCGAAAGGAACTAGGAAATGCAATTGCAGAAAAGAATTAGTCACTCGTAATTTAGGAAATGGAAGGTTTCAAATGACTCAACAGTCGGTATGTTCAGAGTGTCCGAACGTTAAATTCGTTACCGAAGAACGAGTGTTAGAGGTTGAAGTAGAACCGGGAATGGTAGACGGTCAAGAGACCAACTTTACGGCGGAAGGTGAACCTCACTTAGACGGAGAACCCGGAGATTTAATTCTAAGAATACGAACACTGCCGCATCTTGTTTTTGAAAGAATCGGCGACGACTTGTACACGAACATCACTATATCCATGCAGGATGCTTTGGTAGGTTTCAAAATGGACATAGAACACTTGGACGGGCACAAAGTAACTATTCAGAGAGACAAGGTGACCAAACCGGGTGCTCGTATTAGAAAAAAAGGCGAGGGAATGcctaattatgaaaataacaATCTCCACGGCATTTTATATATCACATTCGATGTTGCATTCCCAGACACGCAATTCACTAGTTCACAAAAAGAAG aaATCATAAATTTGTTTCAACAAGAATCTGTGAATCGAATTTATAACGGAATAAGGGGAAATTAA